Proteins from a single region of Pseudomonas sp. 10S4:
- a CDS encoding membrane-targeted effector domain-containing toxin: MYRHHSCRPPHADGFRHPYGACANEPPATSPSFDEIKGYLNQIGHHLFRTDTSLLPEQKPSTEQLYLKRLNGILKNDREQFLRKSRAHYQALEHSDLRSQAGLSLLVTLKAALNAQLLDMDLREQIDGMGRKAFMTYEAGFTAIGHEARMGIQDRLLHPQTGTLIDNLTLGPTLRPGLYAVKFSYQQKSVELAGAFVATEKNNPVVKDLMSTEEVGQVLLFTPSRGIESFDSLAELNAHLLRNMEHAAGSNEFKAMLPTRYHSLSTAGIWPLELSPIDAEPLFEHTYGALIDKRTQDIEQALSLADNPAQDSARLISALDRAIGAALPDLTARLELRAQALFERCLRNSAPDWYRSASEARRATLAEHLGRYNQARQSLLGLLGPAATPETLARYQWLERLSDELEIDDLNPEHLQVSTRRHVAGFGFYGHQQNLIDLALRGLHTGDELPGSDFLTRTLLTYNGTPLAESYKDLTSAWLAQQLLTLQPRVDFAEVQQQAHGRAEVRLAIEHMLDQRINALAWTAVLQGHLREDDFELIQRLRAGADTQLSAATLSANALSLHGAQLLDIWILRQTDARGTVKRVLLCTPQAPGDQHFQVFDNELACQQHILGWTQDNGLKAVPGSMTDYLISRAPLRYRNSMKNVLTGLSLKPHAQDYKELTLNNAGSHSQCLQAMAEHVLATRADDYEFSTPNWYRSASAQIRRKLTTLAEDADGTLRTYTDHPASESRFPAFATYLHEQARKSLNELLGRTRNDVDPDSVWAYSPPALVGVWTPPPLTYTQLYRDGYADGVGILDEKFSRSARFKGPPGIDLSPLTAEKVARSVTGVWIGQRYIDKLKTEQLNADSPNYSFRRNAILAITQRQLQSAALECHLQGHIAGVDLQWLEQSIASMGETSVQARNNYAIHRLLIDGEWVIDTWLFSHGNNPVLLYTPQAPDGISFREARLFNYLLKKQPGMIAYFTGRVGVQSQVRVQAFLEEAKRGLPEQLDKTSVSPARYDSIRSTAPVLDLRRALYDMKMQRKIDNVAATTLNRTQMIAGILWTCVEWVAAIATAPFPILSLSTGLLLAFKDAMLALHAYNQGDTSAALEHFIGYLFNSAGALFTDLRPALRSLKPVGKSLRLAAASAEESQAMKLISQLEPVTLDSTNMRPVFFEGRRLWAPKTPDAIGRYLLYRLHPVNGTWVSTGRLVTPNSEGILVRSGMSGGAPKYESMPETPGPHKDYGMPPKYWGRLESVLDPQLRASLMSNSENLFNSPHVILESAAEQLQNLRVVYLQQVERLKKDAQSFFETLAPLPARADVPPVEASASFAQLIASDALGENKNLIVGAVPGSIASKQALITNMDTLVEQGFKRLYVEYLPGDVFRPKLVKLNNGQSWQHIEQHLKAIDTSFGFAPDAEYSYLALVRQAREKGVKVMALDASTSYQLDDALVMGETPPTTTRDNRLRNFYSHKVIEADAADAPGERWIALVDQSRMTTFNQALGLDELQKAVALRIEDVGPNQPVGVWTDTPGAIPGDALARGDYRMTLQTPYKAPEPAAPVAVASTSDVQHFSDFDIAPSLRDDIVHLADDPHGLDTRYAPFNPARHEAFRTFVETRSSLKTKAESFFADYVPPSRPTLPAITSSTTPQSFLKQIGDSDLAGLVIGEGHIHESSKALLRKHMKQIQEAGFKTLYVEHLLTDLHQAELDIFHRTQQLPRKLKAYLRRQDRGHMPLYSGPNTYSEVVQAAGKYGIRVRALDCTASYHLKGLPTPTDTARNQMFSYFAAQVIQADQAAQGPHKWIAFVGSKHTNNNLGVPGLAEMLGAVSLHVRDTAPTLSRGIHLGTWETDIRNPSSIALRSDFKLEVGTAGMSAPSPFVPIDRSRLTRPGYFLIERPSAAETLLVHRSTTGEIIATPIQVDDSGLFFIDRWGKKEQRFKYLHTLVGMLEREVNLTPVP, encoded by the coding sequence ATGTACCGCCACCACTCCTGCCGCCCACCCCATGCTGATGGTTTCCGCCACCCGTATGGAGCCTGTGCCAATGAGCCCCCCGCTACCTCCCCTTCCTTTGACGAGATCAAAGGCTATCTCAATCAAATCGGCCATCATCTGTTCAGGACCGATACTTCGCTGCTGCCTGAACAAAAGCCCTCCACCGAACAGCTCTACCTGAAGCGCCTGAACGGCATCCTGAAGAACGACCGCGAGCAATTCCTGCGCAAAAGCCGTGCGCACTATCAAGCACTGGAACACAGCGATCTGCGAAGCCAGGCAGGCCTGAGTCTGCTCGTAACCCTGAAGGCCGCGCTAAACGCACAATTGCTGGACATGGACCTGCGCGAGCAGATCGACGGCATGGGCCGCAAAGCCTTCATGACTTATGAAGCGGGATTCACCGCCATCGGCCATGAAGCCAGGATGGGTATTCAGGACCGTCTGTTACACCCTCAGACCGGCACGCTAATAGACAACCTTACGCTGGGGCCTACGCTGCGTCCGGGCCTGTATGCCGTGAAATTCAGTTATCAGCAGAAGTCTGTTGAACTGGCCGGCGCCTTTGTCGCCACGGAAAAAAACAACCCCGTGGTCAAGGATCTGATGTCCACCGAAGAGGTTGGTCAGGTCTTGCTGTTCACGCCGTCACGGGGCATCGAATCCTTCGATTCCCTGGCAGAACTCAACGCTCATTTGTTGCGAAACATGGAGCACGCAGCAGGGAGCAACGAATTCAAGGCGATGCTGCCCACCCGCTATCACTCCTTGAGTACTGCGGGGATCTGGCCCCTGGAACTTTCGCCCATCGACGCCGAACCGTTGTTTGAACACACCTATGGCGCACTGATTGACAAACGCACACAGGATATCGAGCAAGCCTTGAGCCTCGCGGACAACCCGGCGCAAGACTCCGCCCGTTTGATCAGCGCCCTGGACCGTGCCATCGGCGCCGCACTGCCCGACCTTACCGCCCGCCTCGAACTGCGTGCCCAGGCCCTGTTCGAACGGTGCCTGCGCAATAGCGCTCCGGATTGGTATCGCAGCGCCAGCGAGGCTCGGCGGGCCACGCTGGCCGAACACCTGGGCCGCTACAACCAGGCCCGCCAGAGCTTGCTGGGTCTGCTCGGCCCTGCCGCGACCCCCGAAACCTTGGCTCGTTATCAATGGCTTGAACGGCTGAGCGATGAACTGGAAATTGATGACCTGAACCCGGAACACCTGCAAGTCAGTACCCGCCGCCATGTCGCCGGTTTTGGTTTCTACGGGCATCAGCAAAACCTGATTGACCTGGCCTTGCGGGGCCTGCACACCGGCGACGAATTGCCCGGCTCGGACTTCCTCACAAGAACCCTCCTCACTTACAACGGGACGCCCCTGGCCGAGTCGTACAAGGACCTGACATCCGCGTGGCTCGCGCAGCAGTTGCTCACCTTGCAACCCAGGGTCGATTTTGCCGAAGTGCAGCAACAAGCCCACGGCCGGGCTGAAGTCAGACTCGCCATAGAACACATGCTCGATCAGCGCATCAACGCACTGGCCTGGACTGCCGTACTGCAAGGTCACCTGCGCGAAGATGACTTTGAATTGATCCAGCGTCTGCGGGCGGGCGCCGATACGCAGTTGAGCGCAGCAACACTCAGCGCCAACGCACTGTCGCTCCACGGCGCGCAACTCCTCGACATCTGGATACTGCGCCAGACTGACGCTCGCGGTACGGTCAAACGCGTATTGCTCTGCACGCCGCAAGCACCCGGCGATCAGCACTTTCAGGTCTTCGACAATGAGCTCGCGTGCCAGCAACACATCCTTGGCTGGACTCAGGACAACGGTCTCAAGGCCGTTCCCGGCAGCATGACCGACTACTTGATCAGCCGGGCCCCTCTGCGTTATCGCAACAGCATGAAGAATGTCCTGACCGGGCTGAGCCTCAAGCCTCATGCCCAGGACTATAAAGAGCTGACGTTGAACAATGCCGGCAGCCATAGTCAATGCCTGCAAGCGATGGCAGAACATGTGCTGGCCACACGGGCTGATGACTATGAATTCAGCACGCCAAACTGGTATCGCTCGGCCTCCGCCCAGATCCGCAGGAAACTCACGACACTGGCCGAAGACGCCGACGGCACACTGCGGACCTACACCGACCATCCCGCGTCTGAAAGCCGTTTTCCCGCCTTTGCCACCTACCTGCATGAACAGGCCAGGAAAAGCTTGAACGAACTGCTGGGCCGCACCCGCAACGATGTTGACCCGGACTCTGTATGGGCCTACTCGCCGCCCGCGCTGGTCGGCGTCTGGACACCGCCGCCGCTGACGTATACCCAGTTGTATCGCGATGGGTACGCTGACGGCGTGGGCATTCTCGATGAAAAATTCTCGCGCTCGGCACGCTTCAAAGGCCCGCCAGGTATCGATCTGAGCCCCCTGACTGCCGAAAAAGTCGCGCGTTCGGTCACTGGCGTCTGGATCGGCCAGCGCTATATCGACAAACTCAAGACCGAACAGCTCAATGCCGACAGTCCGAACTACTCCTTCAGGCGCAATGCGATCCTGGCCATCACCCAGCGGCAACTGCAAAGCGCCGCACTTGAGTGCCACCTGCAGGGGCATATTGCAGGGGTTGACCTGCAATGGCTTGAACAAAGCATCGCCAGCATGGGCGAAACCTCGGTGCAGGCGCGTAACAATTACGCCATCCATCGCCTGTTGATCGATGGCGAATGGGTTATCGACACCTGGCTGTTCAGCCACGGCAACAACCCCGTCCTGCTCTACACCCCACAGGCACCGGACGGCATCAGCTTTCGTGAAGCCCGGCTGTTCAATTACCTGCTAAAAAAACAACCCGGCATGATCGCTTACTTCACCGGCCGGGTCGGCGTCCAGTCCCAGGTCAGGGTCCAGGCTTTTCTGGAAGAAGCAAAAAGAGGGCTGCCTGAACAGCTTGATAAAACCAGCGTCAGCCCTGCGCGTTACGACTCGATCCGCTCAACAGCACCGGTGCTGGACCTGCGCCGGGCGCTGTATGACATGAAGATGCAACGCAAGATCGACAACGTTGCTGCAACCACCCTCAACCGCACACAAATGATTGCCGGCATTCTTTGGACTTGCGTGGAATGGGTGGCCGCCATTGCCACGGCCCCGTTCCCCATCCTGAGTCTGAGTACCGGCCTGTTGCTGGCTTTCAAGGACGCCATGCTCGCGCTGCATGCCTACAACCAGGGCGATACCTCGGCGGCGCTTGAGCACTTCATCGGTTATTTGTTTAACAGTGCCGGCGCATTGTTTACCGATCTGCGTCCGGCACTGCGCTCGCTCAAACCCGTCGGCAAATCATTGCGTCTGGCTGCGGCAAGCGCTGAAGAGAGCCAGGCCATGAAACTCATCAGTCAGTTGGAACCCGTTACGCTGGATTCGACGAACATGCGCCCGGTGTTCTTCGAAGGGCGACGCCTTTGGGCGCCAAAGACCCCGGATGCCATCGGCCGCTACTTGCTGTATCGCCTTCACCCGGTCAATGGCACGTGGGTCTCGACCGGTCGGCTGGTCACGCCGAATTCGGAAGGTATTCTGGTTCGCAGCGGAATGTCCGGAGGAGCGCCCAAGTATGAATCCATGCCTGAAACACCCGGGCCACATAAAGACTACGGGATGCCACCGAAATACTGGGGCCGGCTTGAGTCTGTCCTGGATCCGCAACTGCGGGCCAGCCTGATGAGTAACAGCGAAAACCTCTTTAACAGTCCACACGTCATTTTGGAATCAGCTGCCGAGCAGCTGCAAAATTTGCGCGTTGTTTACCTGCAACAGGTCGAGCGCCTGAAAAAGGACGCACAGAGCTTTTTCGAAACCCTCGCTCCCCTGCCGGCCCGTGCTGACGTTCCGCCCGTGGAGGCCAGTGCTTCATTTGCACAACTGATTGCCAGCGACGCCCTTGGCGAAAACAAAAACCTGATCGTCGGCGCCGTACCGGGTTCCATCGCCAGCAAGCAGGCACTGATCACGAACATGGACACTCTGGTCGAACAAGGCTTTAAGCGCCTGTATGTGGAATACCTACCGGGCGACGTGTTCAGACCAAAACTTGTAAAGCTCAACAACGGCCAATCGTGGCAACACATCGAGCAGCATTTGAAGGCTATCGACACATCTTTCGGCTTCGCCCCGGACGCTGAATACTCATACCTCGCGCTTGTGCGCCAGGCTCGGGAAAAGGGCGTGAAAGTCATGGCGCTCGACGCCTCGACTTCTTATCAACTGGACGATGCCCTGGTCATGGGCGAGACCCCGCCGACGACGACACGGGACAACCGCCTGAGAAACTTCTATTCCCACAAAGTGATTGAAGCCGATGCGGCAGACGCACCGGGCGAACGCTGGATTGCCCTGGTCGATCAGTCGCGCATGACCACGTTCAATCAGGCCCTCGGCCTGGATGAACTGCAAAAAGCCGTGGCACTGCGCATTGAAGATGTGGGCCCGAATCAGCCCGTGGGCGTCTGGACGGACACGCCGGGCGCGATACCCGGCGACGCGCTGGCCAGAGGCGACTACCGCATGACACTGCAAACGCCATACAAGGCGCCCGAACCCGCGGCACCGGTAGCCGTTGCGTCCACTTCCGATGTGCAGCATTTCAGCGACTTCGACATTGCTCCGTCGCTCAGAGACGATATTGTCCATCTGGCTGATGATCCACATGGCCTGGACACCCGCTATGCACCATTCAATCCGGCTCGCCATGAAGCGTTTCGCACATTCGTCGAGACACGCTCAAGCCTGAAGACCAAGGCCGAGAGCTTCTTTGCCGATTACGTGCCGCCTTCCAGGCCGACACTCCCGGCGATCACCTCCAGCACCACGCCGCAATCGTTCCTGAAACAGATTGGCGATAGCGACCTGGCGGGGCTGGTGATCGGTGAAGGTCACATTCATGAGTCGAGCAAGGCCCTGCTGAGAAAGCATATGAAACAAATCCAGGAGGCGGGTTTCAAGACACTCTACGTTGAACACCTGCTCACGGACCTGCATCAGGCCGAACTGGATATATTCCATCGCACCCAGCAACTTCCCCGCAAGCTCAAGGCCTATCTCAGAAGACAGGACCGAGGCCATATGCCTTTGTACAGCGGCCCCAATACTTATTCGGAAGTGGTCCAGGCCGCAGGCAAATATGGCATCCGCGTCCGGGCGCTTGACTGTACCGCCAGCTATCACCTGAAAGGGTTGCCGACACCGACAGACACGGCGCGAAATCAGATGTTCAGCTACTTTGCCGCCCAGGTCATTCAGGCCGATCAGGCGGCACAGGGCCCGCATAAATGGATAGCTTTCGTCGGCAGCAAGCATACCAACAACAACCTGGGGGTACCGGGGCTGGCGGAGATGCTGGGGGCGGTCAGTCTGCACGTCAGGGATACGGCCCCAACGTTATCCAGAGGCATTCATCTTGGCACTTGGGAAACGGATATCAGGAATCCTTCGTCGATAGCACTGCGCAGCGACTTCAAACTGGAAGTCGGTACTGCCGGGATGTCCGCACCTTCGCCTTTTGTTCCTATCGATAGATCAAGGTTGACCAGGCCCGGGTACTTCTTGATCGAACGCCCATCCGCTGCCGAGACGCTACTGGTGCACCGTTCTACCACCGGAGAAATTATCGCTACGCCGATTCAGGTGGACGACAGCGGGCTGTTCTTTATTGATCGCTGGGGCAAGAAGGAACAGCGGTTCAAGTACCTGCACACCCTGGTCGGCATGCTTGAAAGAGAGGTAAATTTGACCCCTGTCCCCTGA
- the ptsP gene encoding phosphoenolpyruvate--protein phosphotransferase has product MHNNNKELTLSAPLSGPVLTLAKVPDPVFASGAMGDGIAIDPLNDTLHAPCAGVVVHVARTGHAITLRADNGAELLLHLGLDTVELQGEGFSVLVKEGARVSNGQPLLRYDLDKVAQQCKSLVSLMILTNSQDFQARPITLKSVKVGDPLLHIVRRLANGAQAEVEVSGIEVHGHVRIAHRGGLHARPAALIRQTAQGFKSKSLLHFAGKSASCDSLIGLMSLAIGEQEEVQVSTQGPDAKAALQALLSALSTALVEDSHAAAPVSIAQRHRAAEVGVLHGVCAAPGLVAGPLFQLNAISLPVDAGSHDPEQQLRALDTALNVVRSEIDHTLTQARKHKNTDEEAIFAAHVALLEDPALLDAAAQSIGQGMAATHAWSQAIDVQCDVLQQLGSALLAERANDLRDLKQRVLRALLGEAWHYDVPAAAIVVAHELTPSDLLQLSQQGVAGLCMAAGGATSHVAILARGKGLPCMVALGSALLDQKQGQAVVLDADGGRLELTPTAERLAEVRQAQLDHQQRRAEQQAQAHTPARTLDGVHIEIAANVASSSEAADALANGADGVGLLRTEFLFVDRNTAPDEQEQRLAYQAVLDAMGDKSVIIRTIDVGGDKQLDYLPLPVEANPVLGLRGIRLAQVRPELLDQQLRALLHVSPLSRCRILLPMVTEVDELLHIRQRLDALCTELELTQRPELGVMIEVPAAALLAEQLAEHADFLSIGTNDLSQYTLAMDRDHAGLASRVDALHPALLRLIAQTCAGAAVHNRWVGVCGALASDPLATPVLIGLGISELSVSPVQIGEIKDRVRHLDASECRRISQGLLKLSSAAAVRHACHQHWPLS; this is encoded by the coding sequence ATGCACAACAATAATAAAGAGCTGACCTTAAGCGCCCCGCTCAGCGGCCCGGTGCTCACGCTCGCCAAAGTCCCGGACCCGGTGTTCGCCAGTGGCGCCATGGGTGACGGGATCGCCATCGACCCGCTGAACGACACGCTGCATGCACCCTGCGCCGGTGTCGTGGTGCACGTCGCCCGCACCGGCCACGCCATCACCTTGCGCGCCGACAACGGCGCCGAATTGCTCCTGCACCTGGGCCTCGACACCGTCGAGTTGCAGGGCGAAGGCTTCTCGGTGCTGGTCAAGGAAGGCGCGCGGGTCAGCAATGGCCAGCCGTTGCTGCGCTATGACCTGGACAAGGTCGCACAGCAGTGCAAAAGCCTGGTCAGCCTGATGATCCTGACCAACAGCCAGGACTTTCAGGCGCGGCCGATTACATTGAAATCGGTGAAGGTTGGTGATCCGCTCCTGCACATCGTTCGACGACTGGCCAATGGTGCCCAGGCTGAAGTCGAAGTGTCCGGTATTGAAGTTCACGGCCATGTGCGCATCGCTCATCGCGGTGGGTTACATGCACGGCCAGCCGCGCTGATTCGTCAGACAGCGCAAGGCTTCAAGAGCAAGTCGCTGCTGCATTTCGCCGGTAAGTCGGCGTCTTGCGACAGTTTGATCGGGCTCATGAGCCTGGCCATCGGCGAGCAGGAAGAAGTTCAAGTCAGCACTCAGGGCCCGGATGCTAAAGCGGCGTTGCAGGCGTTGTTGAGCGCGTTATCCACAGCCCTGGTCGAAGACAGTCACGCTGCGGCGCCAGTATCGATTGCCCAGCGTCATCGCGCGGCTGAAGTGGGTGTGTTGCACGGTGTTTGCGCGGCGCCCGGTCTGGTCGCTGGGCCACTGTTTCAGTTGAACGCGATCAGTCTGCCTGTGGACGCCGGCAGCCACGATCCCGAGCAACAACTGCGCGCCCTCGACACTGCGCTGAACGTCGTGCGCAGCGAAATCGATCACACCCTGACCCAGGCCAGAAAGCACAAAAACACCGACGAAGAAGCGATCTTCGCCGCGCACGTGGCGTTGCTCGAAGACCCGGCGTTGCTGGATGCGGCGGCACAATCAATAGGCCAAGGCATGGCCGCAACCCACGCCTGGAGCCAAGCGATCGACGTGCAATGCGACGTCCTTCAGCAACTCGGCAGCGCATTGCTAGCCGAACGCGCCAACGATCTGCGCGACCTCAAACAACGGGTATTGCGTGCCTTGCTGGGTGAAGCCTGGCACTACGACGTGCCGGCCGCTGCCATCGTCGTCGCCCACGAATTAACGCCTTCGGACTTGCTGCAACTGAGCCAGCAAGGTGTCGCTGGCTTGTGCATGGCGGCGGGCGGCGCGACGTCCCACGTGGCGATTCTGGCTCGCGGCAAAGGTCTGCCGTGCATGGTTGCGCTGGGTTCGGCGCTGCTGGATCAGAAGCAAGGCCAAGCGGTGGTGCTGGATGCCGACGGCGGTCGCCTCGAACTGACGCCGACCGCCGAGCGCTTGGCCGAGGTTCGTCAGGCACAACTCGATCACCAACAACGTCGCGCCGAGCAACAGGCCCAGGCGCACACCCCGGCGCGAACCCTCGACGGCGTGCACATTGAAATCGCAGCCAACGTGGCATCAAGTTCTGAAGCAGCCGATGCGTTGGCCAATGGCGCCGATGGCGTCGGTCTGTTGCGCACCGAGTTTCTCTTCGTTGATCGCAACACCGCGCCGGACGAACAGGAGCAGCGCCTCGCCTACCAAGCCGTGCTCGACGCCATGGGCGACAAGTCGGTGATCATCCGCACCATCGACGTCGGCGGCGACAAGCAACTCGACTATCTACCGCTGCCGGTCGAAGCGAACCCGGTACTCGGTCTGCGCGGTATTCGCCTGGCTCAGGTACGGCCGGAACTGCTCGATCAACAACTGCGCGCGCTGCTGCACGTCAGCCCGTTATCGCGCTGCCGGATCCTGTTGCCGATGGTCACCGAAGTCGATGAGCTGCTGCACATCCGCCAACGCCTCGACGCCTTGTGCACCGAGCTGGAACTGACGCAGCGCCCGGAGCTGGGCGTGATGATCGAAGTCCCGGCCGCCGCGCTACTGGCCGAGCAGCTTGCAGAGCATGCGGACTTCCTGTCCATCGGCACCAACGATTTGTCCCAGTACACCCTGGCCATGGACCGCGACCACGCCGGCCTCGCTTCACGAGTCGACGCGTTGCACCCGGCGCTGCTGCGATTGATCGCCCAGACCTGCGCGGGCGCGGCGGTGCATAACCGTTGGGTCGGGGTGTGCGGTGCGCTGGCCTCCGATCCGCTGGCCACGCCGGTACTGATCGGTTTGGGTATCAGCGAGTTGTCTGTAAGCCCGGTGCAGATCGGTGAAATCAAGGACCGCGTGCGCCATCTGGACGCGAGCGAATGCCGACGCATCAGCCAGGGCTTGCTCAAGTTGAGCAGCGCCGCCGCTGTGCGTCATGCCTGTCACCAACATTGGCCTCTGAGCTGA
- the nagA gene encoding N-acetylglucosamine-6-phosphate deacetylase, with protein MSEDNILTAHGWVRGRLIHQHGKVVSIEGVPCDPADNDLPYLLPGFIDLHVHGGGGKDIMEGATAFETITKTHVRFGTTSLLATTMTAPSEEISSVLKAVGEYCEQRPKGSARVLGVHLEGPYINPGKLGAQPNFAHTALMTEVEEYLALAPIRVITIAPEIAGHDGLIRALSARGVRMQIGHTLGSYEEGVAALDAGATSFTHLYNAMSPLHHREPGIVGAALAHAKYAELIPDLLHVHPGAMRVALRSIPCLYCVTDSTAAAGMPDGEYKLGSHTVTKCLGGVRLADGTLAGSTLTMDQALRNLVKIGLPIAEASQRLSQFPADYLGIPERGRLQPGSWADCVRLDRSLTLTAVMVEGEDIDFKNA; from the coding sequence ATGTCCGAAGACAACATCCTCACCGCCCACGGCTGGGTTCGCGGCCGGCTGATTCACCAACACGGCAAAGTCGTGTCCATCGAAGGCGTGCCCTGCGATCCGGCCGACAACGACCTGCCTTACCTGCTGCCAGGTTTCATCGACCTGCACGTTCACGGTGGCGGCGGCAAAGACATCATGGAAGGCGCCACAGCCTTCGAAACCATCACCAAAACCCACGTGCGTTTCGGTACCACCTCGCTGCTGGCGACCACCATGACCGCGCCATCGGAAGAGATTTCCAGCGTGCTCAAAGCCGTCGGCGAATACTGCGAGCAGCGGCCGAAAGGCAGCGCCCGGGTGCTCGGCGTGCACCTTGAAGGCCCGTACATCAACCCCGGCAAACTCGGCGCGCAACCGAATTTCGCCCACACCGCGTTGATGACCGAAGTCGAAGAATACCTGGCGCTGGCGCCGATCCGTGTGATCACCATTGCCCCGGAAATCGCCGGCCACGACGGTTTGATCCGGGCCCTCAGCGCTCGCGGCGTGCGCATGCAAATCGGCCATACGCTCGGCAGTTACGAGGAAGGCGTGGCCGCACTGGATGCCGGCGCCACCAGTTTCACCCACCTCTATAACGCCATGAGCCCGCTGCATCACCGCGAGCCGGGCATCGTCGGCGCGGCATTGGCCCACGCCAAATACGCCGAACTGATTCCAGACTTGCTGCACGTTCACCCCGGCGCGATGCGCGTCGCACTGCGCTCGATCCCGTGCCTGTATTGCGTCACCGATTCCACCGCCGCCGCTGGCATGCCGGACGGTGAATACAAGCTCGGCAGCCACACCGTGACCAAATGCCTGGGCGGTGTGCGCCTGGCCGACGGCACCCTGGCCGGCAGCACCCTGACCATGGATCAGGCGTTGCGCAACCTGGTGAAGATCGGTTTGCCAATCGCCGAGGCCTCGCAACGTCTTTCGCAATTCCCCGCCGACTACCTCGGCATCCCCGAACGCGGCCGCCTGCAACCCGGCAGCTGGGCCGACTGCGTGCGCCTGGATCGCTCACTCACACTGACCGCCGTCATGGTCGAAGGAGAAGACATTGACTTCAAAAATGCTTGA
- a CDS encoding GntR family transcriptional regulator gives MNDIQALRPDDSQPTPLYLQLARNLEAAIHAGQWKAEQAMPSERSLSELLGISRVTARKALEVLFDQGLIRRNQGSGTFITPRLEQPLSRLSGFSEMLRLKGFVPGSQWLEREITPPTHEELIRLGLSPNDKVARLKRLRKADDTVMAIEMSTLPASIIPKPQAVGDSLYEFLDGIGKPIVRALQHIQAINASDEFAALVGIAPGTAMLLMTRVGYLEDNTPIEVTDTYCRNDYYDFVAELRR, from the coding sequence ATGAATGACATCCAGGCCCTACGTCCTGACGACTCCCAGCCGACGCCGCTGTACCTGCAACTGGCGCGCAACCTGGAAGCGGCGATCCACGCTGGCCAATGGAAAGCCGAACAAGCCATGCCGTCGGAGCGCAGCCTCAGTGAATTGCTGGGCATCTCCCGCGTCACCGCGCGCAAGGCGCTGGAAGTCTTGTTCGATCAAGGCCTGATCCGCCGCAACCAGGGTTCCGGCACCTTCATCACCCCACGCCTGGAACAACCGCTGTCGCGCCTCTCCGGCTTCAGCGAAATGCTCCGTCTCAAAGGCTTCGTCCCCGGCTCGCAGTGGCTGGAGCGGGAAATCACCCCGCCAACCCACGAAGAACTGATCCGCCTCGGCCTCTCGCCCAACGACAAGGTCGCGCGGCTCAAACGCCTGCGCAAAGCCGATGACACGGTGATGGCGATCGAGATGAGCACCCTGCCCGCCTCGATCATTCCCAAGCCGCAAGCGGTGGGCGATTCCCTCTACGAATTCCTCGACGGCATCGGCAAACCGATCGTCCGCGCCTTGCAGCACATTCAGGCGATCAACGCCTCGGACGAATTCGCCGCGCTGGTCGGCATCGCCCCCGGCACTGCCATGTTGCTGATGACCCGGGTCGGCTATCTGGAAGACAACACCCCGATCGAAGTCACCGACACCTATTGCCGCAACGACTACTACGACTTTGTCGCAGAGCTCCGTAGATAA
- a CDS encoding L,D-transpeptidase family protein, with product MRWLLALFCLSFVVVSQASTVVTLDGKPIEKVLILKSAHQLQLIADGKPLRTYRISLGKQPRGAKLMEGDKRTPEGFYWVDWRKVSDRFNLAMHISYPNIADSARSRREGVDPGGMIMIHGTPDTYDYPENLFHTLDWTDGCIAMRNMDMREVWGLVPDGTMIEIRP from the coding sequence ATGCGCTGGTTGCTTGCCCTGTTTTGCCTGTCATTCGTTGTCGTGTCCCAGGCCTCCACCGTGGTCACTCTGGATGGCAAGCCCATCGAAAAAGTGCTGATACTCAAATCCGCCCATCAATTGCAATTGATCGCCGACGGCAAGCCGCTACGAACCTACCGTATCTCCTTGGGCAAACAACCCCGGGGCGCGAAGCTGATGGAAGGCGACAAGCGCACGCCAGAGGGTTTTTACTGGGTGGATTGGCGCAAGGTCAGTGACCGTTTCAACCTGGCGATGCACATCTCCTACCCGAACATTGCCGATTCCGCTCGCTCCCGGCGCGAAGGCGTCGATCCCGGCGGCATGATCATGATCCACGGCACCCCCGACACCTACGACTACCCGGAAAACCTGTTCCACACCCTGGACTGGACCGACGGCTGCATCGCCATGCGCAACATGGACATGCGCGAGGTCTGGGGACTTGTGCCGGATGGCACGATGATCGAGATTCGGCCTTAA